Below is a genomic region from Rouxiella chamberiensis.
TACATCGAAAATACCGGAAAAGGTCCGCTGCGGTTTCTTGAGCTGTTCAAGAGCGATTACTATGCCGATATTTCGTTGAATCAATGGTTGGCCAGCACGCCGCCAGAGCTTGTGAGACAGCATCTCAAGCTTGACGACACCTTCATGAAGGCCCTGTCACTGCAAAAAAATCCTGTGGTTAAATAGCGACCTCTGGCCGGGAAATCGGCCAGTTTTTTTCCTTTTTCCTGCGGGTGATTTCTCTTTTTTCCCGAACCTGAAGGCGGTGTCAAGATTGCGCATCGCCACATCGGCTTCTACCCTTTTAGGGTCTTGCTGTTTTTAAAAATAAAAGTGGTCGTAAAAGAAATTACTTTCACTGCGGCACCGACATCCCCATCAATCCGAGAAGGAGGTAGGAAATGCAGTACAAAAAATTGGGTCATTCAGGGCTACTCGTTTCACAATTTGCATTGGGAACGGTCCCTTTTGCGGGCAAGGCAGGGTTTGAAAAAACCGGTAACGTCAACGCGGCCGAAGCGCGGCGATTTATCGATATCGCGCTGGATTACGGCGTCAATACCGTCGATACCGCCGACCTGTACTCAAGCGGCGGGGCGGAAGAGGTGCTTGGCGAAGCGCTCGGCGAAAAGCGCAACCAAATCATTCTGACATCCAAGGCGCGCAGTCCGCTAAGTGACGATCCCAATGACAGCGGGGCGAGCCGCCATCATCTGATCAAGGCCTGCGAAGCCAGTCTGCGCCGCCTGAAAACCGATCATATCGATCTTTATCAGATCCATAACTGGGACGGCGTGACGACCGGTCGAAGAGACACTGCGTGCGCTTGAGGACCTGACCAAGAGCGGCAAAATCCGCTACTTCGGCACTTCAAACTATACGGCCTGGCAGATGATGAAAACGCTTGGCAGCGCCGAGGTGAATCGGCTGCAAAAGCCGGTGAGTCAGCAAATCTACTACACGCCGGAATCGCGGGAGGCGGAGTATGAATTGTTGCCGATGGCGCTGGATCAAGACATCGGTACGCTGGTGTGGGGACCGCTGGGGGAGGGGCTGCTTACCGGTGTCGTACGCAGAGGCAACAAGACGCCAGCCTCGCATCGTCAGGGCAGCGGCTGGCCCGAACCCTATGTGCATGACATGGACCGCGCCTTTGATGTGATTGAGGTGCTCGCGGAGGTTGGGGCGCAGCTCGATGCCTCGGTCGCACAGGTGTGTCTGGCATGGCTGGCGACACGGCCCGGCGTGACCTCGCTGATTGTGGGCAACCGCACCGAAGCGCATCTTCGCGAAAATCTCGAGGCGATGAGCCTGACATTGAGTGACGAGCAGCGGCAGAGAATCGAACAGGTGACGCGGCAGGCGCCGCAGTATCCTTACTGGCACCGCTTTACGGCGGGAATGGACAGGATAGACCCTGCCGAGAAGCCTTTCCTGGATGAGCATCGCCAGACGCTCGACAACCGCAAAGACTTGTCGCAAAGATAAATCATCTTCACTGCCCGGCGATATCCGGGCAGTGAAGGCGGGTTCAATACTTCATCTCAACGACTTGTCTTCATTCCTTAATGCGCCTGCAAAAAGGCCAGCAGATCCTGATTAAGCTGGTCCTGATGTGTTGCGGCAAAGCCGTGCGGCGCATTGTCGTACACCTTCAATTCGGCACCGCGAATCATCTCGGCCGCCACTTTGCCGGTGGTTTCGAACGGCACAACCTGGTCGTTGCTGCCGTGAATGACCAGCGTCGGCACATCGATTTTGGCCATGTCGTCGCGGAAATCGGTTTCGGAAAACGCGGTAACACAGTCGACGGTGCTTTTCAGCGAAGCCAGCAGGGCGATATTCAGCGTCTGCGTCAACACGCCCTCCGACACGGTTTGACCGGCATTGAGGCCATAGAACGGCGTCGCGAAATCGCTGATAAACTGCGCGCGGTCTTTTAACAGCCCGTCTCGAATACCTGCGAACACGGAGAGATCCACGCCCTGCGGATAATCATCGGCCTGACCAAAGATAGGGGTAACGGCCCCCAGCAGCACCAGATTGGCTACGCGAGCCGTGCCGTAATGGCCGATATAGCGCGCCACATCCCCGCCGCCCATTGAAAAGCCCACCAGAGTGACGTCCTGAAGATCCAGATGGTTTATCAACGCGTCAATATCGGAGGCAAAGGTGTTGTAGTCATTGCCGGTCCAGGGTTGATCCGAGCGGCCGAAGCCGCGGCGGTCGAAGGCGATAACCCGATAGCCGCGCTCGGCCAGATAATTCATCTGGCTGTCCCACATATCGGCATCCAGCGGCCAGCCGTGGCTGAACAGCACTGGTTTGCCTGTGCCCCAATCTTTAAAATAGATTTTAGTTCCGTCGGTCGTGGTTATTGTGCTCATTGGATGTGGCCCTATAGTGAATGAAAGTACAAAAGGTAACGGGCGTACCGGTTAGACCGGCGCGACCAGATACCGCACTTCAGGAAGGTTTTCTCCCTGATGAAATGCATAAACCCGGCTTTGAATCTTGCGATCGTTAATGGTGTAGCGCTCTTTCTGCCGCAGATGTTCCATCCATGAACCGACCACAAAGGTTTCGACAAAGATGCCCGGCTGCAGGATATCTTCATACACGGACCAGTTGATCGCGCCTCCGCGACGTCTGACACGCCGCATATCCTGCATGCAGACAGTAAAGCGGCGCGCATCTTCATCCTTAATACGATATTCGTAGCTCACCATGACCGGACCGCGGTCGTGATGAATAGTCGGCATCGTGCTGTTCCCGACTTCGGTGGCGCTGTCGAGATTGAGGTCCGGGTCTTTATCCAGACGCCAGCGCAACACGGTGGTGCTGCCAAGCACCATACCGACCGTCGCGATACACAGTGAAATCGGAATGCTGAAGTGCGAGGCCAACTGACCCCAAACCGCGCTGCCCACCGTCATCGCACCAAAGAACACGGTGAGATAAACCGCCAGCGCCCGCGCTTTCACCCATTTGGCGGCGCTGCGCTGTGCGCCGAGATTCAGGGTGGAGAGCGCCGCAATCCACGAGAAACCGGTAAAAAATTCAAAGGCATTGAGCAGCCAGACATTTCTGACAAACGCCAGTGCCAGCATGGTCAGGGCGAACATCAGGCTGGCAAGCACCATCAGGCTGTCGGCGTTGAAACGCTTGCGCAGGCGGGGCAGCAGAACGGCCCCGAAGATGGCCCCGACGCCGATAAAGGCAAGCAGGATGCCGTAGCCGCCGGGGCCGAGTCCCAGCTCGCGGCGTGCCACCAGCGGCAACAAGGCCCAGCCTGCGCTGCCAAACAGAAAGAAAGCCACCGTGCGCGCCAGCACATTGCGCAGTACCGGCGCAGCATGCACATAGCGAAGCCCGGCGCGAACCGCCGAGAAGAAGTGCTCCGGCGGCAGACGTTGCACACTAGGTTCGGCTTTCCAGCGATACAGCACCCAGGCCACACCCACCACGGACAGCGCATTGAGCATAAACACGACCCACGGCCCGGCAAACGACAGGATAAGCCCGCCCAGTGCAGGGCCAATGGCGCGGCTGATGTTGATGCCAAGCGAGTTCAATGCAATCGCGGGGCCCAGCTCCTGTTTTTTCACTAGATCAGGCACGATGGCCTGAAACGGCGGGGAACTCATCGCCGCCCCGGTACTCAACAGGAAGGCGGCGACCAGCAGCACCAGCGGCGTAACATGCCCGGTAAACGACAGCACCGTCAGCCCCGTGGCCGCAACAAACACCCACAGCTGCGAAAACAGCAGGTATTTACGGCGGTCGACGATGTCTGCCATAACGCCGGACGGCAGCGCAAACAGGAACATCGGCAGGCTGCTGGCGGCCTGAACCAGCGCAACCGACAGCGGGTCCGCGCTTAACGTCAGCATGGTCCAGTTCACGCCGACATCGTTCATCCACGACCCGATGTTGGACACGACCGTGGCAATCCAGATCATGCGAAAAACCGGCTGCCGCAAGGGTTGCCAGGGCGAGGTACCGGTTACCGGCACCTCTGCGGGCACGTCGGGCGTGACCTGCTGAATATCATTGACTTGGGTCATTGCTGCGTCTCTTTATCAACATTAAAAGGCGAAGCAGCTACAGCCGAGCGCGCCCCAGAATGCGTTTTCCTCGGAAACCGGCAGGTTGGCTCCGCGGGCAACGTCATGGTTGTGGGTATGCACGCCACAAGGACCGCTGCACTGATGCGCCATGGGCATCATGCCGACACGGCTTGCCGACGACGGCGGGGCGCTGCGATAGTGACCCGGCACCTTGACCACCGGCGACCAGTCCGGCAGAACAGGGATGGCGGGGAGCGCTTCGCTGCCGAGCGCGCCTGCGGCATAGACCACGTTGCCGTCGACCACGGTCAGCACCGATTCAATCCCTTTGATCTCTTCTTCCGGCACAGAGAAATAGTCTTTGCTCAGCACCGCCAAATCAGCGAGCTGGCCGACGATTATCTGGCCTTTCTTGCCCTGTTCGCTGGAGAACCAGGCGCTGCCTTGCGTCCACAGCATCAGTGCCGTATCGCGGTCGAGACGCGAATTGACGTCATACATCTGCATGCCGCCGACGGTGCGGCCCGACACCAGCCAGTACAGCGCGGTCCACGGGTTGTAGCTGGCGACGCGGGTGGCGTCCGTGCCCAGCCCCACCGGCACGCCGGTTTCCAGCATACGGGTCACCGGCGGCGTATGGCGGGTTGCCTCGATGCCGTAGCGCTCGGCAAAATATTCGCCCTGAAACGCCATGCGGTGCTGTACGGCAATGCCGCCGCCCAGCTCTTTGATGCGATCGATGTTTTTCTGCGTAACGGTTTCGGCATGGTCGAAGAACCAGTGCAGGCCGTTGAAGGGAATGTCGCGGTTGACCTTTTCGAACACGTCCAGCATGCGGCCAATCGATTCATCATAGGTGGCGTGCAGACGAAACGGCCAGCGGTGCTCGACCAGATGGCGCACCACGCGCTCGAGCTCGTCTTCCATGCCCGGCGCAAGATCAGGGCGAGGTTCGAGGAAGTCTTCGAAGTCTGCCGCCGAAAACACCAGCATTTCGCCCGCGCCATTGTGGCGAAAATAGTCGCTGCCCTGACCCGGCGACAGCATGTCGGTCCACTTTTCGAAATCTTCCAGCTCGTGGCCGGGGCGCTGGGTAAAGAGGTTATAGGCGATGCGCAGCGTCATTTGCTTGTTTTCGTGAAGCTGGGCAATGACTTGATAATCTTCGGGATAGTTCTGGAAACCGCCTCCCGCATCGATAGCGCTGGTCAGGCCGAGACGGTTGAGTTCGCGCATAAACTGGCGGGTCGAATTGACCTGCTGTTCCAGCGGCAAGGTCGGGCCTTTGGCGAGTGTAGCGTAGAGGATCATGGCATTTGGACGGGCAATCAGCATGCCGGTCGGATTGCCGTTGCCGTCGCGCTGAATTTCGCCGCCCGGCGGGTTCGGCGTGTCTTTGGTATAGCCGACGACCTTGAGAGCGGCGCGATTGAGCAGGGCGCGGTCGTAAAGATGCAGCACAAACACCGGCGTATCGGGGGCCGCCTCGTTGATTTCATCAAGCGTGGGCATTCGGCGTTCGGCAAACTGGAACTCGGTCCAGCCACCCACCACGCGAACCCACTGGGGCGACGGCGTGCGCAGGGCCTGCGCTTTCAGCATTCTCAGAGCATCCGCCACGGAAGGCACGCCTTCCCAGCGCAGTTCAAGGTTGTAATTCAGTCCGCCGCGAATCAGATGCAGATGGGAATCGTTAAGGCCCGGCACGGCGGTGTGGCCCTTGAGGTCGATGACCTTTGTCGCGTCATCATGATATTCCATTACCTCGGCCAGAGTGCCAACGGCAAGAAACTTGCCATCCTGAATCGCCACAGCGTCGGCCAGCGGATTGGCCCTGTCGACCGTGTGAAATTTGCCGTTGGTTAAAATCAGCGATGCTTTTCCAAGCGAAACCATAGACTCTCCTGAACTGGCTATCTGATTGATTGCCGCGGCCTGTGCCGCGAGACGAGAAGTGTGCTGCCGAAGGACAGGCAGCGAATGAATAGCCGGATTATGGTGAGCGAAAACGCGTGGCGTCTAGTTATACGAAAGGATACCTATACGAACGTATAGTTATACGCAGAGATAATAGTTCGCCGGGGGCAGGCCTCCTACACTGACTTCCGACAGTGGCCGCCGGTTCTATCCCGAAGCGCTTTTCGATCAGGTAAACGTATTGCGGGTCTTGACGAGGTGTGGCGACCGGTTGCTGTCATTTTCTCCGTGTCCGAAGAGACGGAAATTCAGTTTCATCAACCTCAATGGGTAAATTCATGTCCAATTCAAAACTTGAAGTCCTGACGCCTCAGAACTGCCAGATTATCTTTATCGACCAGCAGCCGCAGATGGCCTTCGGCGTACAGTCAATCGACCGTCAGGTCCTGAAGAACAACGTGGTTGCCCTGGCGAAAGCGGCCAAGGTATTTGCCATTCCAACTATCCTGACAACCGTTGAAACTGAAAGCTTTTCGGGCCACACCTATCCTGAACTGCTCGACGTGTTTCCGGGGCAGGACATTCTCGAACGCTCCTCGATGAACTCGTGGGATGACCAGAAAGTGCGCGATGCACTGGCGAAAAACGGCAGGAAGAAAGTGGTGGTTTCCGGCCTGTGGACGGAAGTGTGCAACAACAGCTTTGCGCTGTGCGCGATGCTGGAAGGCGATTACGAGATCTACATGGTGGCCGATGCGTCCGGCGGTACCAGCAAGGAGGCCCATGACTTCGCCATGCAGCGCATGATTCAGGCGGGCGTGATTCCGGTGACCTGGCAGCAGGTGATGCTGGAATGGCAGCGCGACTGGGCGCACAAGGAGACCTATGATGCCGTGATGAACATCGTCAAGGATCACTCCGGTGCCTACGGCATGGGTGTCGACTACGCCTATACCATGGTTCACAAGGCGCCTTCCCGTCAGAAGAGCGAGCACCGCACACTGGCGCCGGTTCCGGCCCGCTAATTTCACGTTGCCGGTCGACGCGCTGTGCCGACCGGCATCGACGCTGAAAGGAGCCTTTTCATGAGTCCATGGGTTATCTCGCTGGGGGCAGGCGTGGTTATCGGCCTGTTCTATGCGCTGTTGAATGTGCGATCCCCGGCACCGCCTGCCGTAGCGCTGGTAGGATTGCTGGGCATGATTATTGGCGGTCAGTTGATGGCGCAGGTTGTCGGGAAAACAGGTACCGTCTCTGTCTCGATACAGGCAGCCGCACCGCTTTCTGTCGCCGCGCAACCCGTTTCATTGCCGTTACGTCGCGGCGAGGCAGGCTAATCATGTTGAAATCTTATGTTATCTCGCTCGTCGTCGGCATTCTGGCGGGCGTGATTTATGGCTGCATGGCGATCAATTCTCCTGCACCGCCGATTATTGCCCTGCTGGGACTGTTCGGCATGCTGGTCGGGGAACAGATAATCCCGCTGTTGAAACGAATAATCAAACGTCAACCGGTGACGATGGCCTGGTTCCGCCACGAATGTGTGCCCAAAATCAGCGGCACGCCGCCCCCGGTCAAGAAAAAGCCCCTTAGGGAATCCTCGTGTCGGCATGGGGGAATTACAGAGGATTTCAGCATGAGGCTGTCACCGCGTATTGTCATTGTTGACGATGAACGCTCGGTCCGCAGTGGCCTGAGCAATTTACTGCACTCCGACGGTTACACCACGGCCGACTATGAATGCGGCGAGGATGTGCTTGACGATGAAAACGCGCTGACGGATGCCGACATGCTGATTATCGATGTCCGGCTCACGGGCATGAGCGGATTCGAACTCTTTGCCTCGCTGAAAAGAAAGTGCGCTCTGCCGCCGGTCATCTTTATCTCGGCCGAGCAGGAGGAGGCGGTTCAGCAGCAGGCGATCGCCCTTGGCGCCATTACCTTTTTGCGCAAACCCATCGATGTTGATACGCTGCTGACACTAATACGCAGCGAGTTGTTCAACGGAGGGGTGCAAGGATGAGCATAATTTCTGTGACACCGGTAGAAAGTGGCGACGACGCGTCGCCCTTGCCTGAGGACGCGACTTTCACGCCGCTGGCGCAGGAAGGGTGTATTGCCTGGTGGCTGGGTCGTCGTCCGAACGGCGAAACCTTTATCATCGCCAGCGCCGCCAGCGGCGAAGTGACCTTTCAAAGCACCCAGTTACTGAAAAACGAATATGCACTGTCTTCCAGGCTCGCCGAGCTCTGGGCGATAAAACCCTCCGGCAACACGCGCTACCACGGTCATTACACCCTGATTTATCCCGCCTTTACCTTCCGCACGCTGCATAGCCTGATAGCCACACCGCCGGTTCTTATCGCCGATTATCTTCGCAACGCCCTCCAACTGTGTTTTCCGCTGGGTCAGGCGCATCGGCAGGGCATTGTGCATGGCGATATCACCCCCGCCCATTTTTTTATCAACGACGATGGCACATTTCGGCTGGGCGGCTTTGGCGTATCCTCGCTGGCGGGGGAATCTACCTCGAGAAATACCTTGCCCACCGCAGGCACCTCGCTGGCCTATATCTCGCCCGAACACACCGGTCGCACGCCGCATCCGGTCAACAGCCTGAGTGATCTCTACAGTCTTGGCATGGTGCTGTATGAAATGCTGACGGGCAAATTGCCGTTCGGCTCGACAAAAGCCGGGCAGGCGGAATGGATCCATCATCATATTGCAACCGCGCCGCGTCCGCCGGAAGAGGTGAGGGGCGACGTGCCGAAGATGCTGTCACGGATTCTGCTTCGTCTGCTGGCAAAATCTCCGCTCGACGGTTATCAGACCATCGAAGGTCTGATGGCCGATCTTCGCCGCTGTCAGGCGACGTTGACAGAAGATAACCAGATTGCCGCGTTTACGCCCGGACTTCAGGAAAGGTTTACGCGTCGTTATCGCAGCGAAACCCTGTTCACCCGCCATCCGCAGGGCAGGGCGCTGGTCGATGCGCTGGATGATGTGCGCCGCAGCGGAACGCAGAATCTGGTGATGATTAGCGGCGCGCCCGGCACCGGAAAATCTTCCCTGATTGCCACGGCGCTGAAAGAGTTTCGGCATCGTCAGATTCTGCTGGCGGTCGGCAAGGCAGAACAGCATACGCCGGTGGTGCCTTATTCGGTGCTTACGTCGGCGTTTCGCACCGTTATTCTTTATTTGCTGGGGCTGTCAACGGCCGATGTCAGCCAATGGCGGGCGCACCTGATGAACTGCCTCGGCGATTATGCCGCACTCGCCGTCGACTTGGTTCCCGAACTGAAACAGCTGTTGGGTATTGAGTCTCCAGGTGTATCAGCGGTCAATGCGCTGGATGCTCAGGAACGCTTCAACCAAATGGCCTGCGGGCTTGTCAAAGCTTTCGCAACACCCGGCCGGCCGCTGGTGATGATCATCGATGACGTTCACTGGGCCGATTATGCCAGCCTGCATCTGCTGGAAAATCTGGTCCTGCGCAATGAAAATCTGCCATTTCTGCTCATCCTCGCGCATCGTGATGCCGAGTCGATGCCGTGTCCTCTGATGAACGGCTCGTTAAACCGCATCAGAAATTCGGCGGCACACGGCTCGGAAATCACACCGGTGGCGCTGTCGGTCAAGGCCATTGCCCGCTGGCTGCGTCATCTGCTGCACACCCGAACCCGCGGCGCAGTCGAGCTGGCTCAGTTAATTCATGAGAAAACGCGCGGCAATCCGCTGTTTATCCAGGAATTTTTCCGTCATGCCGTTGATGACGGCCTGATTTTCCACACGCAAAATCCCCCGAAATGGCGTTACGATCGTACTGCGTTGAGCGCACGGCAATATACGGACAACGTCGCGAGCCTGATGATAAGGCAACTCGAAAGAATGCCGGACGCGACGCGACAACTGGTCGGCAGCCTGGCCTGTCTCGGCGGCAGCGGCAGTCTGTCGCTGCTAAGCAAGATTCTGGGCATCGATCCCGCAGAGATCCAGCGCCAGATTGATCCCGCCGTGATTGCCCAATTCGTGACAGTGTCACTCGACGAGTATGTCTTTACCCACGACCGTGTACACGATGCCGCCTTCTCGCTGGTTGGTTACAGGCACAAGCAGCATATTCATCAGCAGGCGGCGCACTTACTGTCTCTTGCCACCCAGCAAAACGACAGCAACGTGGGGCTGTTTCGCGCCGTTTATCACATCGCGATGATTGCCCGTGAGGCGTTAACGCGAGCGCAGAGTGAAGAATATTATCGGCTCAGTCTACTGGCGGCGCAGCGGGCAAAACGCGCGGGGGATTATGTGTCGGCCTTGCGCTATCTGGACACCGCGCGTGCGCTCTTAACGGACGACAGTCACCGCAACGCCTTTACGCTGGGGCTTGAGCAGGCGGAATGTGAGTTTTTACAGGGTAATCTCACCGATGCGCAGCGGCTTTGTACCCAGCTGCTGGCTGTGCCCGCGACATTAGCCGAAAAATCGGTCGCGGCCTGTCTGTCGGCCGAGATTCACATGCGCCAGTCCGATAACTATCTGGCATTGGAAACGGCGCTGGGTTGGCTTGCGGTTTTCGGGCTGCAATTCAATCGCGAGCCGGATGCCGCAGAGTGCAATGCGGCCTATTTTGCCTTGAAAGCCCGGCTTGGCGACGACCCGCAGGCGCTGTTTACGGCGCTGCCGCTGATACAGGACAGCGATAAAGAGTCGGTGCTGAATTTGATGGCCAGCACCATTTTTGCCTCGTCGTATGACTGCCCGCAACTGCACCTGCTGCTGGTGTGCAAGATTCTCGAGATGACGCTCGATTATGGCGTCACGGGGGCGTCGGCGTTTGGGCTGGCGTGGTTTAGCGTCCTGATTATCGACCGCTATCAGGAGTATCATCTCGGCTTCAAGTGCGGCGTGCTGGCGACCAGACTTGCCGAGCAGCACGACTTTACCCGCTTCAAGGCGCGCACCTTGCTGCCGCTGGATCAGGTGGCTATCTGGACCCAGCCGCTGACTTTTGTTACCGAGTGCGTCAAGGAGAGCTTCAACGTCGCGGCCGCACACGGCGATCGATCCTTTGCCTGCCTCGCCCTGCGCCATCAGGTAATGAATTACCTGACCCGGGGCGATCATCTGGATGTCGTGCTGACCGCCATCGAGCGCGGATTGGCGTTCACTCGAAAATCTTATTATCCCGATGTCGAAAACGTGTTGTTGATGCAGAAACAGTTTGTGATGCATCTGCGCGACACTTCCGGGCAACCTTTTACCGCCGTCAATCTTTTCCCGGTACATCTGGTGTGTATCGAGCCTGGCATTAAATCCGGCCCGAAAGCGATGGTACAGTTCTGGTCCTTTCTCTATCAGGGCATGGCGCATTTTTATGCCCGGGAATATCGAGACGCGCTGCGCTGCTTTGCGTTGGGCGATAGTCTGGTCGACACGGTCCCCGGATACATTTATCTGCTGGATCTCTATTTTTACAGCGCACTTGCCTATACGGTGCCGTTGAGCCACGAGAACTGCACGGCCCACGCACGACATGAAGCGCAGTGGCGACTGGAGAAAATCGCTTTCTGGGCCACGCTTAATCCGACGCTGTTCGCCGACAAGGCGGCGCTGATTCGTGCCGAGATGGCGCGACTCGACGGCAATATCGCGGGCGCATTGACGCTATATGAATCCGCCATCAGTCTGTCCCGCGCCGCCAATTTTATTCACATCAACGCGCTGGCGCACGAACTGGCGGGGCAGTGCGCCGAAGCATTTACCATGCATGTTGCCTCCGATGCCTATTACCGGGGCGCGATTGGCGGCTGGGACAGTCTCGGCGCGGGGGCAAAAGTGCGTCAACTGGAGCACGATAACCCCCAGCTCGTCGCGCCTGCGCCCGGCAATGCCTTCAAAACCGTCTCCTTTATGCAGGGCGAGGCGATTCGGGATCTGGAAAGTGTTGTCACCGCCGTGCGTGCATTGACGGAAGAGATCAATCTCGACCGTTTGATCCATATCCTGATGCGCATGCTGCTGGAACGTTCCGGCGCTCAGCGCTGCATGCTGATTCGCGTGCTCGATGGCAATATTCCGGAAATCGAGGCCCGCGCCGAAGCGACGGCAGATGGCATCAACGTCAGGATTGTGCGGGAGAAACCTGCCGCCACCGATTTGCCGCTTTCCGTGTTGTCAGCCGTTATCCGCACGGGGCAGGAAATTCGTACGGGCAAGCCGGAGGAGTTCAGCCCCTTCAGTCAGGACGCCTATCTGGTGGCGTCCGGCGCGGCC
It encodes:
- a CDS encoding AAA family ATPase translates to MSIISVTPVESGDDASPLPEDATFTPLAQEGCIAWWLGRRPNGETFIIASAASGEVTFQSTQLLKNEYALSSRLAELWAIKPSGNTRYHGHYTLIYPAFTFRTLHSLIATPPVLIADYLRNALQLCFPLGQAHRQGIVHGDITPAHFFINDDGTFRLGGFGVSSLAGESTSRNTLPTAGTSLAYISPEHTGRTPHPVNSLSDLYSLGMVLYEMLTGKLPFGSTKAGQAEWIHHHIATAPRPPEEVRGDVPKMLSRILLRLLAKSPLDGYQTIEGLMADLRRCQATLTEDNQIAAFTPGLQERFTRRYRSETLFTRHPQGRALVDALDDVRRSGTQNLVMISGAPGTGKSSLIATALKEFRHRQILLAVGKAEQHTPVVPYSVLTSAFRTVILYLLGLSTADVSQWRAHLMNCLGDYAALAVDLVPELKQLLGIESPGVSAVNALDAQERFNQMACGLVKAFATPGRPLVMIIDDVHWADYASLHLLENLVLRNENLPFLLILAHRDAESMPCPLMNGSLNRIRNSAAHGSEITPVALSVKAIARWLRHLLHTRTRGAVELAQLIHEKTRGNPLFIQEFFRHAVDDGLIFHTQNPPKWRYDRTALSARQYTDNVASLMIRQLERMPDATRQLVGSLACLGGSGSLSLLSKILGIDPAEIQRQIDPAVIAQFVTVSLDEYVFTHDRVHDAAFSLVGYRHKQHIHQQAAHLLSLATQQNDSNVGLFRAVYHIAMIAREALTRAQSEEYYRLSLLAAQRAKRAGDYVSALRYLDTARALLTDDSHRNAFTLGLEQAECEFLQGNLTDAQRLCTQLLAVPATLAEKSVAACLSAEIHMRQSDNYLALETALGWLAVFGLQFNREPDAAECNAAYFALKARLGDDPQALFTALPLIQDSDKESVLNLMASTIFASSYDCPQLHLLLVCKILEMTLDYGVTGASAFGLAWFSVLIIDRYQEYHLGFKCGVLATRLAEQHDFTRFKARTLLPLDQVAIWTQPLTFVTECVKESFNVAAAHGDRSFACLALRHQVMNYLTRGDHLDVVLTAIERGLAFTRKSYYPDVENVLLMQKQFVMHLRDTSGQPFTAVNLFPVHLVCIEPGIKSGPKAMVQFWSFLYQGMAHFYAREYRDALRCFALGDSLVDTVPGYIYLLDLYFYSALAYTVPLSHENCTAHARHEAQWRLEKIAFWATLNPTLFADKAALIRAEMARLDGNIAGALTLYESAISLSRAANFIHINALAHELAGQCAEAFTMHVASDAYYRGAIGGWDSLGAGAKVRQLEHDNPQLVAPAPGNAFKTVSFMQGEAIRDLESVVTAVRALTEEINLDRLIHILMRMLLERSGAQRCMLIRVLDGNIPEIEARAEATADGINVRIVREKPAATDLPLSVLSAVIRTGQEIRTGKPEEFSPFSQDAYLVASGAAVMCVPMFKQANMVGVLYLENRLMPDVFTVEHSHIVKTLSAQAAVSLETARLYAELLEENIHRRRIEKQLRSSQTSLMLGEKISHTGTWRWEIEHDMMYVSDEYGRILGLPEDQKSLSMADFLNRVHPDDYHCIHELIYESVHKGVSMQADFRVITQAGACRYIKGIGDPASNWPELKEYFGTISDITLQRQAEDAARIAQADLARVSRATTVGQLTASIAHEINQPLMSIVANAGASLRWLKREPMHLENASHSLNEIISEGKRAGEIIRGLQSLTRNHDSVFAPANLHFIARDILMLSRIELERRSISLELVLRADNAEVFCDRVQLQQVLLNLVINAIDAMSASESGIRKLTLCSFNPTPESIRFEVLDTGTGLTPEVEKHIFDSFYTTKKDGMGMGLAISQGIIKKHLGELSAENRPERGCRFWFILPTEPLGP